The following DNA comes from Maylandia zebra isolate NMK-2024a linkage group LG6, Mzebra_GT3a, whole genome shotgun sequence.
GCCGCTGGAGTCACTGTCTGTGGCTCAGCTGGTTCCGGTGTCGGCTGCTCTGCCCCGGGACAGGGCTCTGGTTCCGCTGGCATGCTGGACCTGTCCTCGGCCGGACTCACAGGTTTCTCCTCTGTATTTGTTTCCTCCACCTCTACCGGTAGCTCCTGGAGGACTGACCTCCTGCTCCTCCGGCTGGGAGTCCTCACCGGGGCTTCAGAGCCGAGCACCGGTGCTGGAGTCCGGAACGTGCGGCCGCTGCGGGTCCGTCTGCCCTCCGCCGGTGGTTCCTGGACCTGCTCCGCTCCCGGTTCCGCCTCATCGGCGGCTTTCTCTTCTGACACGGGTCTTCCTCTTTTtggcatatttttaaataaagtaacaGCTCATTACTAAACCGTACTTCTGTTTCCACGTGTGAGCTCTCCCAGCGTTGTGTACGTCGCGTTATTTCCGGTGTCGACGATAAACAACATGGCTTCACATTACCGCCACCTCCAGTTCTGGAGGGCAAACTACAAATTTGAACTTCCTCTAAGGAGCGCCATTGTTTGGCTTTAGCTTTTATCATGAAAACTGTGGTGTTTGCTCTTTGTAATAATGCTCATATAAATGTGACACCATCAATGTGTAGCTTAGTTAGCTCCATCAGTGAGTCAGTCTCAGAGATACCTCTAGAGTTAGATAGTGAGTGAATTTAGCTTGTCACAGTTCACATATACACTAATTAAACACACTTGGATTTTGGGTGTCTTCTTTCTTTACAGCCACAATCAAATTTGAGAAGTCAGTGTCTTTGGTTGCATGTCTTATTAAGGCGAGGTTGCTGGAAGTGAACCAcagaacacagagagaaagatccTGAAATGACGCTAAAATACAAACAAGAGGAAAGTGGTCAAAGTATTTGATGAAGGCTGAAGAACCTCATAGGCCGACTTCATATGTAAACtttaatttgtttcatattttactAAATTTAAAACAGGGGGATTTCAAATCAAATGTCATGTAAACCTCAGTAATGTAAGTAGCTGCTGTGAGGCCTTTTTGAGCTTTTTGGGTTGAGGCCAAAAAGACCAGTAGAGGTCCTTAAAGATTTGAACCCTCAGAATCAGTTTGCGCTTCACTGATCTCAACCTGATCCCGATTTACAAACTTATTACTGATTTAATTTTCAGAAATGCAACTGAATAAGTTAAATAAGCTAacaattttacacttttttttccttaaggGCAGCAAATTTAGTTTAAAAAGAAGGAATAGGGCTTTGTTTGGATTCATCACATCACACCCATGCAAGTAGTAAAGCTTGCAACCCCCTTTTTtgatttgttgtatttttatatttcatagtGCAGTTATGACAGGTATAAATACCAGAAGTTATTAGAAGCAGATATTAAAACTGAGACCTCAGTCATGCCATTTAACCTTAGCCGAGCCTTAACTGTGGGAgatgtgaaaacattttttcttaacTAAAAATCCTCTTCCTTCATTGATGTGATTACATTTAGTCACCCTTCAGACCCTGATGGAAGAGTCTGACTTTAATGCCAGAGTGACTTCATCACTATCCTGGCAAAGTGTGTTAGTGTTTAGGTGTTACCCAAGATCCACAGTGACGGGAGACAGCTAAACCATTTAACAGGTTTCAGTGAACAGTTTCAGGAATGTGCAACAGCACACAATGTTCACAAGCAGTTTTCCAAGGACCAGGACTTCCCTCAGGTAAGTGTTACCAAAACATGGATTCAGACAAGTATTTCCATAGGAACTGGGAGGGTAAGGCTTGCAGTTAACCTTCCAGAACAGAGGAGTCTCTGATGAGACTGAGGAATTGGGACAGGAAAGTGCTGTCAGTAAGTGGAAATGCGAAACAGGTTTGCCTGCTTGAGTCTTCCCTCGACCACACCGACTCCTGGAAAAGAACATGCATGCAACTTATAGAGCTAGACAACAGAACTGCACCTGGAGGACAGGAAACTATGACATGATTTGACCTTTCACCTTTTTAGACCTTCCCAAAGCTTCCTTTCTGTCTAATCCAACCATAAAGGGCATGTTAATCGATTATTAACCAGGTACTGACAGGAACACTGAGACAGGTTTGCTTGTTGTAATTTAATTTGCTGTTGTAattgtaatttaatttaataattgtATTTGATCCAAGTCTCTGGTACACTAACTGTCAGTATTTTTCAGCATAAGGATGCATCACCTGAAAAAAGCATATTAGAAGTTGCCACTCCAAGCCCCGGGCATCAATAAAGTCAATCCACGTCAAAGCGTACCAAAGCCTTCTTAAATAGCACAGCTCTGCCCCCTCTCACTTCTATCTGCTGTAAATTtgaaagctttttattttttatttttttttgcaaggtCCCAGAAGATAGACTGTTGCACATGTTACTGCTCACAGCAGAAAACAGGCCAAGTGTTTTCAAGTGTTCATGGGTGTTGTTTTGTAGGGGAATCTTGCCCATCACAGGGGAACCTGAACTTGTTTTCCCTCCACACACATGGCCATCCCACCGCTCATAGGCTCATCAGCCTTCTGTATAATTATATTGCTTATAAAGAAttcaatattttgttttaactgCGATAAGATCGAAGCTTTAAGTAGAATTAGACTGTGCCTGACCAATTGGTGTAAAAACTTTAGGGCCAAGAACTCGTGACTGTACTGCCTGACTTTGTTCTAAAGTTTTTCAGGGTGGGATCTCACCTGTCAGAGGTGAACCtccactgtttttattttttaacaaaattcTCAAAAACTTGCACAAAGTCTTTATCTCCACATTCTTATCTCTAGTTAAACCACATCCAAACAGTTTTCTCACACAGTGTCCCTGCTCACACCGAGGACAAGGCCAAGTATCTGTAGGCCACCCCACAGTGTCCCTCATAGGTTCATCTGCTTGGGTTTTACTTAGTAGAGAAAAATGCAGGTAactaaaagacacacacacacacacacacacacacacacacacacacacacacacacacacacacacacacacacagtccaaaTGAAACAGCTTACTTGACACACCTTTTAAAGTAAAATGTTACAttgtgaatatttaaaaaaaaaaaaaaaaaacgtcttCAGTGCCTTAAATAAAAGGCCCaacactgccacctgctggcttaAAAGCGTCCATACGCCACCATACggcacaataataataatattttaaaaaataataataaaaataaataaataaaactaggacgtcctcttttcctcctgcctggcagctccttATTCAACATCCTTCATCCAGTATATTCATTGTCCCTCCTCCGCACAGGTCCAGACCATCTGTTCCTCACCTCTCTCATGATTTCCAGACATAAAAATATTGCGGATTTAATACATTGTCGTTCTCTTACCCATATTTCCTTCtgctgtatattgtatttttactctATACTGTCAgattgtacatttaaaaaaaaggcttcTATCCCATAGTTCAAAACAGTGACTGTCATTATTTCAAACCCTTTGAAtaaaaagctcaacactgccctctGCTGATGTAAAAGCGTCCACACTCCACCAGCATATCACATGATTTCACTTCCGCGAGCCCAAATGAAACGACTCACGCGCAGTAGATCCAGGGACGTAAGGTCTGTCGCCGACCGTGTTCAGATAAATTCTGCATGTTTTGGTAACTTTGGATGCGCTCCGAGCCTGAAACAGAGCAGCAGGACTCCTGAGAAGACTCGTAATCATGTTGGTGCTCAAAACTGGCAGCGTGCTGCTTCTGCTGATGCTCTTTGGACGATCAGTGAGTAGACTACGCTTTTAAAGATAAAGTTTTAAACTTGTCTGGTGCATACTCTGCAGCCTCATTACACGAACATGAAATTGGGTGCTGTGATGTGAGATCATAAAGGTTTTTAACATCAGTAGTGTCAGGCTCATGTATCGGTTGTTGTTTGTCAGAGTTTTAGACTATAAAGATGAATGGTCGATAGGTTACACTGGAATGTCTAGCAGAGCTGAAACATTTAAAACCATGTTGGGATAACTACAGGATCTTAATGAGACATCTTTTACTGAGACATCCTGAGATCACCTGAGATGTCAGCCCTGTGCCATAAAAACACGAACTTGCTAAATTATGACCACTGCAATATACAGCGCTAAGAAACAGCGCTTCCTGGTTTGCTTATATTttggcatatttgtcacacgtacatgtttcagatcattaaacacatttgtaatgttagacaaagataagctgagtaaatacaaaatgtagtttttaactgatcatttcattttttaacaaacaaacaaaagttatCCACATGTACCTGGCACTATGTGAAAAAGTTAATGTCCTTCGTTCTCAAATTATGAATATACACAGACTCATTAGCCACACTTAAGCCTGATTACTGCCAGGCCTGCTGattcaagaaatcacttaaacagAACCAGTCTGACAATCTCCAAAAGTAACACATCATGGGACAATCTAAAGAAACACATAAACTCCAGTGAAGCACTGTGAGAGCCTTTATTCACAAAAGGAGAAAAcgtggaacagtggtgaactttCCCAGGAGTGTACGGCCTCGCATCAGCAGCTCATGAAGGGGGTCGcagaagaacccagaacaagaTCAAATGAACTGCAGGTCTCACTTTCCTCAGTGAAGTTCATGATTCaagaataagaaataaaatggcctgtatttgtatagcgctttaatagtccctaaggaccccaaagtgctttacacatccaatcatccacacattcacgcactggtgatggcaagctacacagccaccctggggtgcactgacagaggcgaggctgccgaacactggcgccactgagCACCACCAGTaagcaacgggtgaagtgtcttgcccaaggacacaacgaccaagactgtccaagccggggctcgaactgacaaccttccgattacaaggcgaactcccaactcttgagccacgatcgccccataaataagaaagagactgggcaaaaatggcatccatgggagagttcaaggagaaaaccacCAACACATAGAACACAAAGGCACACATTTGAAAAACCATGTTGATGATCCCCGAGACTTTGGGGGAAATATTCTGTGGATTGATGACACAAAATctgaactttttggaaggtctgcataaaaagaacataataccagcagtcaaacatggtggtgttATTGTTATGTTCTGGGGCTGATTTGCTGCTTCAGACCCTGAACAACTTGCTGTAATTGACAGaaacatgaattctgctctcaaCCAGCAAATTCTGAAGGAGAATATCTGAAGCTCGAGCTCACCGGAGTTACATAGCAGAACAGTGATCTGAAACACACCAGTAATTCTGAATGGctcaacaaaaagaaatgaaggTTTCTTTTGTTGAGCTAAGTCAAAGTTTGGACTTCAGTCCGACTGAGAGTCTTTGGCACAACCCTAAACAGGCTGTTCATGCTCGAAAATCCTCCAATGTGTGTGATTTAAAACAATTTTGTAAAGGAGAGCGGGCcgaattcctccacagtgatgttgCCAGGTATCGCAAATGCTTGATTATAGCTGTTAGTGCTAAGATTGGCCCAACCAGTTATTATGTTTAGGGAGCAATAGCTTTTTTCACACAGCGCCAGGTAGGTTTAGATGACTTTTTTCCCTTAAGAAAttaaatgatcatttaaaatgaatattttgtATGTGGCTGGGTTATCCATGTCTAATTGTAAAATGATATGAAACATCTATGTgtgacaaatatgaaaaaaaaaaggggaaaaaagattcAGATGTGAATCTGTTGTGTTGTGATCTGTCTGCAGCTCGGGGAATCTCCTTCATTCACTGTGGACTACCAGCATGACTGCTTCTGTAAAGATGGGGAGAAGTTTCAATACATATCAGGAAGTATCCATTATAACAGGATACCCAGAGTCTACTGGAAAGATCGGCTGCTCAAGATGTACATGGCAGGCCTGAACGCCATCCAGACGTAGGCTTACTTCCTCTCACTCTCTGTAATCTTCACATATCTGTGGAACTGATGTGGAAACTGAAGCGAATGAACTCAGCTTATAAGTTAATAACTGTGGCAGTTTTGCTCTGTTgatgcaaacaaacacataatcTTAGCACTATGATGCTCTATAAACTAAACTGTAAATAGATTACATGTTAGTGAATCCAAATTAATTTATGGCGCAATCATGACAAAATAGTTATAGAACTAAGGATGTATGATTTGATTTAAAGCTTCATGTTAATGAAAGCACAAACACATCTGACaggtttcctgtttgtttggatGACACTGACGTTTCAGTCACTTTGCAGGTACATTCCCTGGAACTACCATGAAGCGCTTCCAGGCTTGTACAACTTCAGTGGAGACAGAGATTTGGAGCATTTCCTTAAGCTGGCGCAGGACATCGGTTTGCTGGTCATCCTCCGGCCAGGACCGTACATATGTGCAGAGTGGGACATGGTGAGTGAAAGTGTTTGTTGACTGTGTTTTTATAATAAACTATTACAGGACACTTAAAACATGCACTTGCCTTTTATTAATAATGTGGAGAGTCTAATCCCTCCATCAGCCTTAACCGCTTCTTACCTGGTCATCTACACAGTCGTTTCCAAAAAAGCTGGGACGCCGtgtatccggtcgttaagtgatgacgtgacgaatcctacttccgggcctaaagtagtctgcgtttaatatgccttttgtgttgttaacatgtttaatgttatgtattttcttctatttaatctcaaaaaacagtcagtgatcactgttgacctccctcggcttttattaccactaatcatttatttaagctcagtttttaaaaccttaggatgtaactacagcccagcccatgcagcagtatatgaatgactaacctcgtattgtggatggattatctcagttgttctcctggctgaagtttggtccttttacagcatcctgccatgcgattacatttgttcctgaccactgagaacactcacgttaacttttatcgagtggaaaaaaagttagcttgtttatattatgctaacatagctgtgtcgctagcacatcattatataccagctagcccaacttcagtaaccctacaaacgtcactgctgtttagttttccgtcttcatttatgctggaagtgataacagagctgtatgttttaatttgtttccaaaaccccgcagtcaggacatgctatattgtatttagatagaagctagcgagctaactccctgctaacttctaactccgttaaatgtcataaattccgttttcatggatgcctggatgttaaactcaattgttacacctggtagagcagaacgctgatcattttattaaagatgaaagactttagacagtttttcaactctcagtaatgccatagtgatcgtttgatatatggacctgcagcggagtttaggtccagacactgctagtgacgtcagacttaacaaCCGGATAGTGCAGTGATTTGGTgatgtttttattcacagttGAGCACAAAAAAGGTAATTTTGGATTTGAAGGTTATCAATATGCCTCAAAAAGGTTGTGGATGGGCCATGTTTACCACTCTGTAGCATCCCTTGTTCTTTTAACTACAGTCTCTAAACATGTGGGAACTGATGTGACCAACTTTAGGGAGAGGACTATTGTCCTGCTCTTGTTTCATATCAGATCTAGCTGCTCAACAGCCCTGGGGGtcttctttgcagtatttttggtTTACTAAAGCTAAATGCTTTTAGATGGTGAGAAGTCTGGAAGGCAGTCAAGCCTGTTCATCATCCAGGCTGCAAAGTCATGCTGTTATAACAGAAGCACTGTGCAGTTTAGTATCATCTTCATCTGAAATCTGCAGAAATTTATGAATCAGATagcagtgattttctttttatttaaatgtttggcCAGAAACTGTTGATGAATAATTGATGGATAAAAGGATAAGTAACAAATTTCAAGTGTTGAGTTGATCCTCTCGGGACCCGGAACACCGCTGTAAAATTTTATATTTCCCTCTGGATGAACCGAATTGCAAAGCTTCCCAACCTTTGGTGCAAAGCATCATAACATTCCCAGAAACCCATCACGCCTCATAATTAACCTCTACTGCAATACATACTCTGTGGTCCCCATAGTAATTGTCTTTTTTAGCAACGAATAGAAACTGAGTTTCTATGCTATGCCATGCCTCAAAGCTTTAAACATGCATTTAGCAAAAATTTCTTAATATTAGTATGAATTGCAAGTtatatttctgctgtttaaGTTTCACTGGACTTTATGGTGTATTTAAAATTTCACGTTATctatttttgtgtatttctgcCAACCAGGGTGGTCTGCCTGCCTGGCTTCTCAAAAAGAAAGACATCGTACTGCGCTCTACAGATTCAGGTGAGAAACAAAAGCAAATGGTAATGTAACCAGTAGAAATTGTATATACAGCACAATTCGCAACAGAGTCATTTGTGTATTCCAGACTACATCGCAGCAGTGGATAAATGGATGGGGAAGTTGCTGCCTATGATAAAGCCGTATCTCTATCAGAATGGTGGTCCGATCATCACTGTTCAGGTGAGTCCAGGACTTTCCTGGTGTTTGGATTTGTACCTGCTTTAGCTGCTGTTGTTATGTTTTACATCATCATTACATACCTGTTTGATAGGTGGAGAATGAATACGGCAGTTACTTTGCCTGTGACTACAACTACATGCGTCACCTGTCCAAGCTGTTCCGCTCTTACCTGGGTGATGAGGTGGTGCTGTTCACTACAGATGGGGCTGGGCTGGGCTACCTCAAGTGTGGCTCAATACAAGACCTCTATGCCACTGTGGATTTTGGGCCGGGTAGGTATCTGTCAACGGTAAAATGCAGAGTGAGGTGAACACTCTAAGCTGAaaacttcttgttttttttctgcactgACTCCTTGTCACATTTCATTAGTCATTCACAGGGAAGTagcaaaaacaaatgcatgatTATTATTGTCTCTTCCTTTTGCTAGGTGCTAATGTTACTGCTGCCTTTAAAGCACAGAGACAAGTTCAACCTCACGGGCCTTTGGTAAGGGTCGCCCTCACAATGTTCTCACAGCATGGTACGTTTTCTCTTTAGGTGCTCACGGTGCTGTTTTTAATTCACAGGTGAACTCTGAATTTTACACTGGATGGCTGGACCACTGGGGATCACATCACTCGGTTGTGTCGCCCACTCCAGTGGCTAAGGTCCTCAGCGAGATGCTGCTCATGGGAGCAAACGTCAACTTGTGAGTTTATGGATCTCAGAGACTGATTGTTAGAGACAGTGAAGGGCTGTATCATCTAAAGCTAGAAATGTATTGGTGAAGTGATGCCTCCAGGGATCAATCCACTGCTACAACTGCCACCTAATACAGTGATTGGCCAAACATGGTGCACAGGTAAATGATAGAAGGTTCTTATCTATCAGACATTATGGCAGCATCATGTTGCTTAGCAGCCACTTAGCAAGATGCTAAAATGATTTATGCACTGGTATTGTATCGTTTTAATTTTACAACTGCCacacaaacattaaattagCTGTTCCTAGCAACAACCTTGCAACAGGCTTAAGTGACAAAAATCTTTGGTACCGATCTACCACCCCATCCCATAATGCACTTTGcatttctccttcatttaccTTTTTCATTCtcttgtgtttatacaccattctacatttccacagtgtgtcaGGGTGGTGTGATCAAAAAGTTTCAGCCAAATGTTTCttctacaataaaaaaaaaagacatctccTTTGACAACACAGTTGTGAATAACGGTAACAAAGAGGCATATGAGCTTCTTAGGTGACATCTACAGGGAGCAGGTGAAAAGAAGCAGATCTGTAAAACATTATTACTCTGTGTAGTGTGTGATTAATAATGAGTCTGATCTTAAATCCACACTTGAACATTTCCATCTTGAGTTTGCAACTATGGCAAACAGTGATTGAAATGGGCTAAATTATTGTAAGAATATACACATTGCTATGTAAAATAATTGGATACTAGCTAATTGCTCTACATTTGCAAATACAGCAGGTGCATATTTTAGCTTATATACCGGTACTCACCTTCCTTCCTCCTCACACAGGTACATGTTCATAGGAGGAACCAACTTTGGATACTGGAATGGTGAGTCCACTTTGACAAACTGATCTGCTGAGATGATGATTGTTTCACATGACTTCTGACAAAACACTGCCTTTTGTCTGACTGTCACTTAATACCCTCAGGGGCCAATATGCCATACGCTGCACAGCCAACAAGCTATGACTACGATGCTCCGCTCACAGAAGCCGGAGACCTCACAGAGAAATATTTTGCCATCCGAGAGGTGATCAAAATGGTACGAACAAGCGTAAGCTTCTACTTTTACAGTGTCTAATATCTGTGAAGGTAATAAAACACTGGCAGCATTTCATTAGCATACGCTAACTGTAGTTACAATAAGTAATTCATTGTTTCTTTTGAGTATGGTTTTCTTGTATAAGCCATTTTGACAAACTTGCATTTTTCCAACAGTACAGTAAGGTACCAGAAGGGCCGATACCACCAACAACTCCAAAGTATGCGTATGGTGCCGTAACAATGAAGAAGGTGGGTGATACTCATCACCTTtaataaagtcattaaaacagTGTTATAgagtttttactgttttattggATTATGCTTCAAATGTTATGTTATACTTATGTTCACATATTTCACCAGACACAATGTACCAACTCtgcagaaacaggaagctcaCCCTGTGACATTATTAGCACACACactttgtgacacacacacacacacacacacacacacacacacacacacacacacacacacacacacagcttacacacagacagcatcaggacctgcgtaacaggaaatgtgattatatttgcatattgacgatgtaacctataaaaataaacgaATGCTGCAGTTCGTGGTGTCGCTCTGTCTGAGATTCACCCGTGCAGCACGTTAACTATCTCgagtgtctcagtgttgtttattcacctgactgtttgttaactgtaaatctctgacaaACAGCTACTTTTTTAGCACTTTAATAATGATTTTCACAttgctttattaaaaaatggATAATGAAgcttatggactgatgaaaatTAAAGATTAAAGTTTGACCTTGTGCCACCTGCAGCTCCAGACCGTGTCGGATGCCCTAGACGTACTGTCTCTCTCTGGCCCTGTCAGAAGCATCCATCCTCAGACTTTCATCGACTTGAATCAGGTACCAGTAATTGTTCCGTTTTTCCCGTTTTATCAGCAATAATAACTTTGTACTGTCATTAACGAGTCTCTTATGCTCCTCTAGGCTTTTGGTTTTATGCTTTATAGGACCATCCTGCCCATGGACTGCACCACACCAACTCCACTGTCATCTCCACTGAATGGGGTCCATGACAGAGCATACGTGTCAGTGGACGGGGTGAGTATCAGATGTTAGGTGGAGGTTCTTCTTCATATGAAGCCAGACTTTATCACAGTTCGCTCAGTCAGTTCAAGTTTAGACTAGCTGTTGTTCTTAAATATTTCGGTGGAAGCCAAACGTATGCATCATTAAACTTACACAACTTTTGCTTTCATTAAgttgttgtcttgttttttttgatTAGGCTCCTGTGTTCATGTTTAGTAAGTcacttatttattcattaacaAACTTCGATGTCTTTTGCATCAAAAcccataattttttttgcagtaaCCGCTGTggataaaacaagaaaaaaaatcataataaaaTCATTAAAGATGCAGCTGGATATGTTACaaaagatgaaaacagaaatgaaacactgaaaagaACTGATCTGCAATAAGCACAAAGTACAACCGCATACAATGACACGACAAGGACGGC
Coding sequences within:
- the glb1 gene encoding beta-galactosidase, coding for MLVLKTGSVLLLLMLFGRSLGESPSFTVDYQHDCFCKDGEKFQYISGSIHYNRIPRVYWKDRLLKMYMAGLNAIQTYIPWNYHEALPGLYNFSGDRDLEHFLKLAQDIGLLVILRPGPYICAEWDMGGLPAWLLKKKDIVLRSTDSDYIAAVDKWMGKLLPMIKPYLYQNGGPIITVQVENEYGSYFACDYNYMRHLSKLFRSYLGDEVVLFTTDGAGLGYLKCGSIQDLYATVDFGPGANVTAAFKAQRQVQPHGPLVNSEFYTGWLDHWGSHHSVVSPTPVAKVLSEMLLMGANVNLYMFIGGTNFGYWNGANMPYAAQPTSYDYDAPLTEAGDLTEKYFAIREVIKMYSKVPEGPIPPTTPKYAYGAVTMKKLQTVSDALDVLSLSGPVRSIHPQTFIDLNQAFGFMLYRTILPMDCTTPTPLSSPLNGVHDRAYVSVDGLAVGILERDKVLSINVTGKARSQVDILVENMGRVNYGKQINDFKGLVSNLTLGADLLTDWTMYSLSIDEAVMKGLLGEKEPALFDPPQPADLSPPAFYGGSFVIPDGIPDLPQDTYIKLSSWRKGQIWINGFNVGRYWPTRGPQMTLFVPANILSTAAPNNVTVLELEGALCGSKACTVEFTNTPILNATVQSDYKQHSC